The genomic DNA GGTGTGATCGCTCGCAAAGAGGAGTGGCAGATCAGGTGTGAACTCCATGGTGCCCGCATCTGGCAATGGTCATCTCCGACAGATACGCATGCGTCTGCGCCCTTGTTGCCACACGCACatccgcaggccgccgccgcgcgcgcacggccGGCGACTCGATCGGGACGCGAAGGAATTAAGCCGGCACGTCAAAGTTTCCAGAAGCAGATGGCCATGGTCCATGGAAGAAGGCAGCCAGCGGCTGAGCGGCGTAGGCTGGGTTTCTTCCGTTCTAGATGGGCAACCCTTTGTCAGCGCCATGCTGGAGCCTGCCCGGAGAGAACCAAGAGGTTAAGGCCCCGTTTATTTTGTGTTGTGTTAGtgaatagtgatattttgactgctaattatggtgtcaaacaaagtcagtttacaaaaaacaacttcagaacccctgcactagtgaccctgaagaatctaatgaggcctttgaccgcgcgattagaggatggttactgcagcatcactatagcaaatcatcgattaaattcgttgcgaaaaattatacccatccctgaaaaaattttacaaataaatttcatttagtacactATACATGTGAGATTCTTTTGTAGAATGGAATAGCATGGGGAAAACAAACAAGGGCTAACTACGCCGTCTCCATCACGGATGGAGGAAGTGCTTGTCCATGGGGGCCCTGGAGCCAGTCAGTTTGACCGAGTTCTTTTCCATCCTAGCCCATTGGGCCTCAGTTGTTCAACAGGCGGGCTTATCTGAAAGGCAAAAGTCTATTTGacctcctccaactatcaccaaaatttggttttcctcctacaactataaaaccgggtatttcacctccctcaacttttcaaaccgtccattttacctccctcgagcggttttgaagactgtttgctacagtaaccgtagttttgtctttttctttttaaaaaaaattcagttgaatctttgaaaaatcatagtaaatcacaaaaaaatcataaaatagaaaatccaattttgttggactccacatgagtagatatacgcagtaaatatattatatggtatactttagtacaatttttttactgtaactttagatatatacttttctgtaattaatttatagctacagttttcgtcgtcccattatggtgaaatttttatggtgggctaatcattatatgattgagctatagtaaaaattttatgattattagatcatatatgactgagttatagatttatctatagattcgtttagatttttctatagatttttctagtttatatagataaatctatagatcagtcaaacatgatctaataatcataaattttttactacagctcaatcatataattattagctcaccataaaaatttcaccataatgggacgacgaaaactgtagctataaattaaatacagaaaagtatatatctaaagttacagtaaaaaaattgtactaaagtataccatataatatattcactgcgtatatctacttatgtggagtccaacaaaattgaattttctattttatgatttttcaaagattcaactgaaatttttttaaaaaagaaaaagacaaaaccacggttactgtagcaaatagtcttcaaaaccgctcgagggaggtaaaatggacggtttgaaaagttgagggaggtgaaatacccggttttatagttataggaggaaaaccaaactttggtgatagttggaggaggtCAAATAGACTTTTGCCTATCTGAAACGACGGGTCGCCTCAACAACTCAAATGGCCGGCCCATGACAAGGATTTCGGCCACCCGGCATCGCCGGCGACCAGGCGGCAATGCAACCAGTGCTTCTGCTCTCCTCTCGGTGGCAAGCCTCCATTGCTACACTGCCTACACCTCAAATCTTCAGTAGCCATGCGCGTCGGGTGTGTGGAACTGTGGATCCGTCCCCGTCTGATCCAACCCACCACAAAACGTGTGCCCTACCGGCCCCGGCGCTGGCATTGCAGGCGGCGGCATTCGCGACTCACCtgcgcgccaccaccacctcaccGGCTCACCGAAACAAACAACGGGAAGCGACGCGTGCCGCCCTGCATCTCCTCGTACCAATCGCCCGCAGGTGGTCTTACAAATAGCAGGGCCCGCGCCCGTAGCTAGAGCCGCGCCGCACGTCGCCGACGCTCGCGCACGCACGCGGGTGACACGATGATGTCGGGCACCGAGGCCGCTGCgggggacgacgacgaggtcgTCCACGACTTCGCCCCGCTCCTCCTGGTGTACAGGAGCGGCCGCCTCGAGCGGCCCATCGCCATGCCGCCCGTCCCGCCCGGCGTCGACGCCGCCACGGGCGTCGCGTCCAGGGACGTGGCCCTCTCCCCGCACTCCTTCGCGCGCCTCTACCTCCCGCCGGCGGCCAGCGAGGGCAGCACGCGGCTCCCCGTGGTCGTCTacttccacggcggcggcttcgtGATCGGGTCGGCCGCGTCCGCCGCGTACCACCGCTGCCTCAACGACCTCGCCGCGGCCTGCCCCGCCGTCGCGGTCTCCGTGGACTACCGCCTCgcgccggagcacccgctcCCCGCCGCGTACGAGGACTCCCTCGCGGCTCTGGAGTGGGTGCTCGCCGCGGCGGACCCGTGGCTCGCGGCGCACGGCGACCGCGCCCGCGTGTTCCTGGCCGGCGACAGCGCGGGAGGCAACATCTGCCACCACCTCGCCATGCACCCGGGCGTCCGGGCCGCCGGCCTCGGGGGCGTCGTGCTGATCCACCCGTGGTTCTGGGGCAGGGAGCCCGTCGGCGGGGAGCCCCGGGGCCCCGCGAAGATGCAGAAGGGCCTGTGGGAGTTCGTGTGCCCCGGCGCGGTGGGCGGCGAGGATGATCCCCGGATGAACCCGAcggcgccgggcgcgccggGGCTGGAGGGCCTGACGTGCGGCAAGGTGATGGTGTGCGTGGCCGAGGGGGACGTCCTGCGGTGGCGCGGGAAGCTgtacgcggaggcggcggcgcgggcgaggggcGCCGACCCGCGCGTGGAGCTGTTCGAGTCGGAGGGGGTCGGGCACGTGTTCTACTTGCTGGAGCCCGCGACGGAGAAGGCCAGGGAGCTGCTGGACAGGATCGCGGCGTTCGTCAGTACGGAGTGATGAGCAGGAAGTCCGTGGACACTCGAGTGGGATATAGTATTTCACTATTTCTGTAATTCCGTTCACGAATGGCCAAAGTAGCAACAGCATTTTATGATTTTATCACAACAAAGGTGACAGACAGACAGAGATGTTGATGATTCAATTTGATCTAGTTTATACACGCCTTGATCGGTATTCGGCCGATAGTAACAGAgttgtgtaaaatttttttgaaaaactatCATGAAAATTATTTGCTGAGAGAGATGCGTCGCCATTCATGGCTCACCAGCCCCGCAACAACCTACGACCGCTCCCCCGGCACATGTGTCGCCATGCAGCACACATCTCTCTTCTCAACGGCGTTTACAAGCAGCGGCCACACTGACCGAAGCTAGCGTGAGACCAGGAATCAACAGCGGACACTCTCCGACGAgcagagctttttttttttttgaagggaaaCGAGCACCACCTAGTGTCGCTTTGGACGCGCGATCTTATCAAGATGCCAAACCCGGGAGTCTCCATCGCTGAGTGGTGGCAACAAGAACTTGCAGGCTTACCAAAGAAGCTGCGCGGGACTAAAGCATCAGCCTAATGTTCACTGCTTGGAACATATGAAAGGAGAGAAATCGGCGAATTTTTTAGCAAACTCATATGGATGCTATTCGGGTACTTCTCAAGAGATCAAGCTGGAGGTCTCGGTTCGGAAGCCCGCTTGCGGCGGGCTGGTGTTTCCTAGTTTACCGTGTTAAGTGCAGTTTTAGTTTTAGCTTTATTTGGCTTCAGACCAACTCTAGAGGCTCTGAGTTCTCTTTGTTTTATGTAATATCAACTTTGTACTGAACTGATTTGCTTCTTCTTATATGATATAGCACTGCTCtagcttttctttcttcttttaaaAAAAGTAGTCACCCTTTGCACACGAATGCCGGGTGCCACGGTTACCGTGGGAAGCGACGGCCACGACGAGGTCGTCCACGACTTCTCCCCGCTCCTCCGGGTCTGCAGGAGCGGCCCCCATTGTGCCGCCCGTCCCGCCGGGCCTCGACACCGCCGTGGGCGTCGAGTCCAGGGCAGGGTTACCcgaaccggtgggaaccggtccggtttgaccggttaccggtcaaaccggaccggcccggttccggttctgaccggtatgaaaccggccaatattcaaaattcaaatttgaaatcaaaaaaatgaaaaattcctaaaaatacttgaaggtgtgaagaatctaatggtgtcaaactTTCTAAAAAATTCGCTCAATAAGTATAGTTTGGGACATTTTTAGTTAaatcgaaaaagaaaaaaaaaacggacggcccattaaggcccatcgcAAATGGGGACCTTAATAGCGCCCACACCTGAGCTAGGGGGGGTCACGGGCCACCCCAGAGTCCTCCCCACCCACCCCGAGCCCTGTCCGCAGCATCCCCTTGGCGACCGGCGTCGGAAGCCGGCAAGTCGCCTCCaccgcgcggccggccggccggtaggACCGGTAAGCCGGTCCGGTTGCGGATCCGGAGCGCCGCCCCGAGAAACCGGCACGGAGGCGCGGTAAGCCGGCCTGACAGAGCGGCTAGCCGGGCAGAGGGTCCGGTAAGCCGATCCGACGAAGGCAAAGGTATCAAATTTCCCCCCCCCTAGGATTTAGGTGAATTTAGATGATTTGTTTaaggatttaggtgtatgacttaggtatATTTAGAATGTAGGTAAGATTTAGGTAGATTTAAGATTTTGAATGTTTTTGGATTTAGGATTTTTTGCACCATGTAGTAGATTTTTTGTAGATTTGATTTaggtgtattagatgatttttgacactatcacttaggagttagaatattagatgatatgtttttgttgtccatgtatgcagatagacaatggcaggcagagatgttgtatgggaacacggtgaaaatctgtatcccggatggcgatgcaattattgtcgtacgcagaaaggaggaggtggtgcgactagattgaaacaacatttggctgggcgtggggcggaggtggtccattgcaggaatgtgccacctgatgtgcgggaattctttcagcgtgagttggat from Panicum virgatum strain AP13 chromosome 7N, P.virgatum_v5, whole genome shotgun sequence includes the following:
- the LOC120683963 gene encoding probable carboxylesterase 13, encoding MMSGTEAAAGDDDEVVHDFAPLLLVYRSGRLERPIAMPPVPPGVDAATGVASRDVALSPHSFARLYLPPAASEGSTRLPVVVYFHGGGFVIGSAASAAYHRCLNDLAAACPAVAVSVDYRLAPEHPLPAAYEDSLAALEWVLAAADPWLAAHGDRARVFLAGDSAGGNICHHLAMHPGVRAAGLGGVVLIHPWFWGREPVGGEPRGPAKMQKGLWEFVCPGAVGGEDDPRMNPTAPGAPGLEGLTCGKVMVCVAEGDVLRWRGKLYAEAAARARGADPRVELFESEGVGHVFYLLEPATEKARELLDRIAAFVSTE